A single region of the Flavobacteriales bacterium genome encodes:
- a CDS encoding T9SS type A sorting domain-containing protein: MKPFLILAFFFLSFLGIQAQPYFGQRFYPDIEVNNQDKYIPWTGGLNAPQFNEMDLNKDGIKDLVIFDRADNQVICMLYNPWNPNSPYSRKPEFEKNFPKLESWMLTADFNNDGLMDLFTNYSGRVLYYRQLATNPITWSDPDTLRTKRGPTTTSKLFVSAIDVPAIEDADADGDLDLLTFGVLGTKLEFHENIGTASNYELKLTDRCYGRFTENFSDNSVTLHDCDDGNAAPPLASRHSGSTVTIFDIDGDNDKDMFLGDVSFNNIVMLKNTPNAGVATMTEQIFTFPNNKPIDVQLFPLVKFIDLDKDGDQDMLVTPNSSNNSVTKNSVWHYKNTGNEIVPQFDFQEENYLQKDMIDIGKFSIVRLFDFDQDGDKDLFVSSGERFDASKNFISSIYYYKNIGNNITPKFKQISNDFGGFLSKNIGLQLAPSFGDLDSDGDFDIIMGNKNGQVIYFENTTNNAAPSYIYNNSLFNSVNVGVSSKPFLYDLDGDFDLDLLVGEKDGNINYYENTGTQSNPQFSLNPDTNKFGGIDLVDNFGNGYTDPTIVEMNNKMHLIIGTAERGIHVFDSLENNLKGNFRNKTLTENLQKFDNKRYLSPTIADINQDGKMDMILGNIKGGLEYFVGIDKNQISVVEIDNPQEVIIYPNPAKTHLSIQSNHSFESFLIYSISGNLIQKGNYQKEISVENLSPGSYLIELRNNSKRALLKFIKI, from the coding sequence TTCTTTTTGTCATTTCTCGGTATTCAAGCACAACCCTATTTCGGACAAAGATTTTACCCAGATATAGAAGTAAATAATCAAGATAAATACATTCCTTGGACAGGTGGTTTAAATGCGCCCCAGTTCAATGAAATGGATCTTAACAAAGATGGAATCAAAGATCTTGTGATATTCGACAGAGCCGATAATCAAGTCATCTGTATGCTTTATAATCCATGGAATCCAAACAGCCCATATAGTAGAAAACCTGAATTTGAAAAAAACTTTCCAAAGTTAGAAAGCTGGATGCTTACCGCAGATTTTAATAATGATGGTTTAATGGATTTGTTTACCAATTATTCAGGAAGAGTACTCTACTATCGTCAATTGGCTACAAATCCCATTACATGGTCTGATCCCGATACTTTAAGAACCAAAAGAGGTCCTACAACAACCAGTAAGCTCTTCGTTTCGGCAATTGATGTACCTGCTATTGAAGATGCCGATGCAGATGGTGATTTAGACCTCTTAACATTTGGCGTGTTAGGTACAAAGCTAGAATTCCATGAAAACATAGGAACAGCCAGTAATTATGAACTCAAACTAACAGATAGATGTTATGGAAGGTTTACAGAAAACTTCTCAGACAATAGTGTTACCTTACATGACTGCGATGACGGAAATGCAGCCCCTCCCCTCGCCTCAAGACACTCGGGTTCTACCGTTACTATTTTTGATATAGATGGCGATAATGACAAAGATATGTTTCTAGGCGATGTTTCTTTTAACAATATTGTTATGCTAAAAAACACCCCAAATGCTGGTGTGGCAACCATGACTGAACAAATTTTCACTTTTCCGAATAACAAACCTATAGATGTTCAACTTTTTCCATTAGTAAAATTCATTGACCTTGATAAAGATGGAGATCAAGATATGCTTGTTACACCCAATAGTTCAAATAATTCTGTAACCAAAAACAGTGTTTGGCACTATAAAAATACAGGGAATGAGATCGTACCACAGTTTGATTTTCAAGAGGAAAATTACCTTCAAAAAGATATGATCGATATAGGAAAATTCTCTATTGTTAGATTATTTGATTTTGATCAAGACGGAGATAAAGACCTTTTTGTAAGCAGTGGTGAACGTTTTGATGCTTCCAAAAATTTTATTTCCTCAATATATTATTATAAAAATATAGGAAATAATATAACTCCTAAATTCAAACAGATTTCTAATGATTTTGGAGGATTTTTATCAAAAAACATTGGTTTACAACTTGCCCCAAGCTTTGGAGATCTAGATTCTGATGGGGATTTTGACATTATCATGGGAAATAAAAATGGGCAAGTCATTTATTTTGAAAATACCACTAACAATGCTGCACCCAGCTATATTTACAATAATTCACTGTTCAACTCTGTAAATGTAGGGGTTTCTTCAAAGCCTTTTCTCTATGACTTAGATGGGGATTTTGATTTAGACTTACTCGTGGGAGAAAAAGATGGGAATATCAATTATTATGAAAATACAGGAACGCAATCAAATCCACAGTTTTCACTAAACCCAGATACAAATAAATTTGGCGGTATAGATCTAGTGGACAACTTTGGAAACGGATATACAGATCCTACAATTGTTGAGATGAATAATAAAATGCACCTTATTATTGGAACAGCAGAAAGAGGAATCCATGTTTTTGATAGTTTAGAAAACAATCTCAAAGGCAATTTTAGAAATAAAACACTTACTGAAAATCTTCAAAAGTTTGACAATAAAAGATATCTAAGTCCAACAATTGCGGATATAAACCAAGATGGGAAAATGGATATGATTCTAGGGAATATCAAAGGCGGATTGGAGTATTTTGTTGGAATTGACAAGAATCAAATCAGTGTAGTAGAAATAGATAACCCACAAGAAGTTATCATATATCCTAACCCTGCAAAAACTCATTTATCTATCCAGAGTAATCATTCATTTGAAAGTTTTCTGATCTATTCTATTTCAGGAAACTTGATTCAAAAAGGAAACTATCAAAAAGAAATTTCTGTAGAAAACTTATCTCCTGGATCTTATCTCATAGAATTAAGAAACAATTCAAAAAGAGCACTTCTAAAATTTATCAAGATCTAA
- a CDS encoding tetratricopeptide repeat protein, producing MKKRFFPFILLVLLFISNGCSVKKNKFLNRNYHWVTARYNKCYNAQVLFDKTMESYQNQIKEDYGSTLPIRKLGSEEEAKTLHTPFETVIKKTSEVVQRHSMVIRGEERNNWMDETFLLLGKAYFYRQEYENAAQIFNHGKKYKNLSEYVSLKIWAAETQVMLGNYGIAERQLQEIVETDDLKKKHKIHILETRAELFYRDDQIKKAITALEKTIKYLPNSGDHIGRNFYILGQYALENDQLEEATTFLFEAEKRGKDPILVFNSVLAQTKSFNPETHSASELFASIKKLENNSVYKTLMDQVYYAKGVLHEKIENYDLALENYQNSLDTNFDNGIQLARTHLAKGDLEFQLKNYNQAQEHYDAVMNIIDEKFKNYEQIEQKWKSLSDLAKHYQTIDLNDSLLIVSAWNEDQQYLWAKNRALRELNAQKEKEAEKLATLEKIKSKINLENGKKNINWYFDDKTLIENGKKLFSNVWGIRKLEDNWRRKNKGTINPDEETEITEQEENDLSTTTEENALMQKDSLTEEEAIAIGDLMAKIPNSTKRKFKLQDEIVEAHFALGMIYKEYLKDIPESVNQFRIIVDKYPNSKHKPASYYHLVRLHEADHKMEFANKYRLKVAQEYPESIYHNLLEGKMVKEQEDPALTLYKKAYKNLKKEKFVTVFSLYDEFSKQFEDHKLHPKFKLAVAEAHAGNGSKDFYINSLKDLVKTYPETTEGNVAKKRLNLFLKNKQKNDQKKSIYNESTDDVFFALFLCETSNAQALQSFLSDFSSRAYQQKNIVVSAIIFKDGKSLVSAKVFSGPKDAKKFIELMELDQDYASVQGFIAQPMTMAAKNYPIFYKRKNIQEYLDFEKQYFNN from the coding sequence ATGAAAAAACGTTTTTTCCCTTTTATACTCTTAGTACTTTTATTTATTTCTAATGGATGTTCGGTAAAAAAGAATAAATTTTTAAACCGTAATTATCATTGGGTTACAGCTCGATATAATAAATGTTATAACGCTCAAGTCTTGTTTGATAAAACGATGGAATCTTATCAGAATCAAATTAAAGAGGACTACGGAAGCACCTTACCTATTAGAAAATTAGGAAGTGAAGAGGAAGCAAAAACGCTACATACCCCTTTTGAAACAGTCATAAAAAAAACGAGTGAGGTTGTTCAACGTCATTCTATGGTTATAAGAGGAGAAGAAAGAAATAACTGGATGGATGAGACATTTTTACTCCTCGGAAAAGCTTATTTCTATCGTCAAGAGTATGAAAATGCAGCTCAAATATTTAATCACGGAAAAAAATACAAGAATCTAAGTGAATATGTAAGTCTGAAGATATGGGCTGCGGAAACTCAAGTTATGCTTGGAAATTATGGAATTGCAGAAAGGCAATTGCAAGAAATTGTGGAAACAGACGATCTTAAAAAGAAACACAAAATACATATTTTAGAGACTCGAGCGGAGCTTTTTTATCGTGATGATCAAATTAAGAAAGCGATAACGGCACTGGAGAAGACCATTAAGTATTTACCAAACTCTGGAGATCACATCGGAAGAAATTTCTATATTTTAGGGCAATATGCTTTAGAAAATGACCAATTAGAAGAGGCAACAACTTTTCTTTTTGAAGCCGAAAAAAGAGGAAAAGATCCTATTTTGGTCTTTAATTCTGTGCTTGCTCAAACAAAAAGCTTTAATCCCGAAACTCATTCAGCTTCAGAACTTTTTGCAAGTATTAAAAAACTTGAAAACAACAGCGTTTATAAAACACTGATGGATCAAGTATATTATGCAAAAGGTGTGCTGCATGAAAAAATTGAAAATTATGACCTTGCTCTAGAAAACTATCAAAATTCTTTGGATACCAATTTTGACAACGGAATTCAATTAGCAAGAACACACCTAGCCAAAGGAGACCTTGAATTTCAATTAAAAAATTATAATCAGGCACAAGAACACTACGATGCCGTTATGAATATAATAGATGAAAAATTCAAGAATTACGAACAAATTGAACAAAAGTGGAAATCCCTTTCGGATCTAGCAAAGCATTATCAGACCATTGATCTCAATGATTCTTTACTTATCGTAAGTGCCTGGAATGAAGATCAACAATATTTGTGGGCAAAAAATAGAGCCTTGAGGGAACTGAATGCACAAAAGGAAAAAGAAGCCGAGAAACTGGCAACTTTAGAGAAAATAAAATCGAAAATAAACCTTGAAAACGGTAAGAAAAATATTAATTGGTATTTTGATGATAAAACCCTTATAGAGAATGGGAAAAAGCTTTTTAGCAATGTTTGGGGTATCAGAAAACTAGAAGATAATTGGCGAAGAAAAAACAAAGGAACCATAAATCCAGACGAAGAAACAGAAATTACTGAACAAGAGGAAAACGACCTTAGTACAACTACTGAGGAAAACGCACTGATGCAAAAAGATAGTCTCACCGAAGAAGAAGCGATAGCAATAGGTGATTTAATGGCGAAAATTCCAAACTCAACTAAAAGGAAATTCAAATTGCAAGACGAAATTGTGGAAGCTCATTTTGCCTTAGGAATGATTTATAAAGAATACTTAAAAGATATTCCAGAATCAGTAAATCAGTTTAGAATTATTGTAGACAAATATCCTAATTCTAAACATAAGCCTGCCTCCTATTATCATTTAGTCCGACTGCATGAAGCGGATCATAAAATGGAATTTGCCAATAAATACCGCTTAAAAGTTGCTCAAGAATATCCTGAAAGTATTTACCATAACTTATTAGAAGGAAAAATGGTGAAAGAACAAGAAGACCCAGCACTGACATTGTACAAAAAAGCATACAAAAATCTGAAGAAAGAAAAGTTTGTAACAGTTTTTTCTCTTTATGATGAATTTTCAAAACAATTTGAAGACCACAAGCTACATCCTAAATTCAAATTAGCTGTAGCAGAAGCACATGCGGGTAATGGCAGTAAAGATTTCTATATAAATAGCTTGAAAGACCTTGTGAAGACTTACCCAGAAACTACAGAAGGAAACGTTGCGAAAAAGAGATTAAATTTATTCTTAAAGAACAAGCAAAAAAATGATCAGAAAAAAAGTATTTATAATGAAAGTACTGATGATGTTTTCTTTGCTCTTTTTCTCTGTGAAACCAGTAATGCTCAAGCACTACAAAGTTTTTTATCTGACTTTAGTTCACGTGCCTATCAACAAAAAAATATTGTGGTAAGTGCTATCATTTTTAAAGATGGAAAAAGTTTAGTGAGTGCCAAAGTATTTAGTGGACCAAAAGATGCTAAAAAGTTTATTGAACTCATGGAACTTGATCAAGATTATGCCAGTGTTCAAGGATTTATTGCTCAACCAATGACCATGGCTGCCAAGAATTACCCCATATTTTACAAAAGAAAAAATATCCAAGAATATTTGGATTTCGAAAAACAATATTTTAACAACTAA
- a CDS encoding ATP-binding protein, with the protein MFSKVGLRTKILLANLSLLLFSFLFIGIFTYLNFNKQNDTYHRKRLKRKELSLVKQVEYHLAKISQFVNQKNFVLHFENHTKELTDINNIDVNYYNLKGEVIIQSDPEIFTEKRLPKKLPTKILKQVLEKNDYTLEHSEGVRFFSSYFLIKNKKGENIAILNIPYFDFDKTKSNDIETYLGELSIIYLFLLILAVVMVYILAKYITEPLRTLSEDIKKMELDKDAPPLEWNVNDEVGLLIKEYNKTREKLKASAELLAQKQKEEAWKEMAKQVAHEVKNPLTPMKLQVQFLQKNLDPTDENFKEELDEFCLSMVEQIDNMTNIANAFSDFASLPKLAIEKIEIHNILHPVAKLYQSQNLDFTTYKQEICVMADKNQLHQVFINLIKNAYQSIPNNKEPKVVMSYESVNDFLYIYIKDNGSGIPTRIQSKIFEPKFTTKNSGKGLGLAMVKNIILAHGGKIKFQTQENIGTTFIIKLPIEK; encoded by the coding sequence ATGTTCTCAAAAGTAGGTTTAAGAACCAAAATCCTTTTGGCAAACTTGAGTTTGCTTCTTTTCTCTTTTCTCTTTATTGGGATATTTACTTATCTAAATTTCAACAAACAAAATGACACTTACCACAGAAAAAGGTTGAAAAGAAAAGAACTCTCTCTTGTAAAACAAGTAGAATATCATCTGGCGAAAATCTCTCAATTTGTTAATCAAAAAAACTTTGTTCTTCATTTTGAAAATCACACAAAAGAACTCACAGACATCAATAATATAGATGTCAATTATTATAATTTGAAAGGGGAAGTCATTATACAATCTGATCCTGAAATTTTCACAGAAAAAAGACTTCCTAAAAAACTTCCGACCAAAATTTTAAAACAAGTTTTAGAGAAAAATGATTATACCTTAGAGCATTCAGAAGGAGTTCGTTTTTTCTCCTCCTATTTTCTTATAAAGAATAAAAAAGGTGAAAATATTGCTATATTAAACATTCCATATTTCGATTTTGACAAAACCAAAAGTAACGACATAGAAACCTATCTTGGAGAATTATCTATAATCTATCTGTTTCTGCTGATTCTGGCTGTAGTAATGGTCTATATTTTGGCAAAATACATTACAGAACCGCTTAGAACCTTATCTGAAGACATCAAAAAAATGGAATTAGATAAAGATGCTCCACCACTTGAATGGAATGTAAATGATGAAGTAGGCTTATTGATAAAAGAGTATAATAAAACAAGAGAAAAGCTAAAAGCAAGTGCCGAACTCCTCGCTCAAAAACAAAAAGAAGAAGCTTGGAAAGAAATGGCAAAACAAGTAGCCCATGAAGTAAAGAATCCGCTTACTCCTATGAAACTTCAGGTACAGTTTCTTCAAAAAAATCTAGATCCAACAGACGAAAATTTTAAAGAAGAGCTCGATGAATTTTGTCTTTCTATGGTAGAACAAATTGATAATATGACCAATATTGCCAATGCTTTTTCTGATTTTGCTTCTTTACCCAAATTAGCCATTGAAAAAATTGAGATTCACAATATTCTTCATCCCGTTGCAAAATTATACCAAAGTCAAAATCTAGATTTCACAACTTACAAACAAGAAATCTGTGTAATGGCAGATAAAAATCAGCTTCATCAAGTTTTTATCAATCTTATAAAAAATGCCTACCAATCGATCCCTAATAATAAAGAACCAAAAGTGGTGATGAGTTATGAATCGGTGAATGATTTCTTGTATATTTACATCAAAGATAATGGTAGTGGAATTCCAACAAGGATTCAATCCAAAATATTTGAACCGAAATTTACCACCAAAAATTCTGGAAAAGGATTAGGTTTAGCAATGGTGAAAAACATAATTTTGGCACACGGAGGGAAAATAAAATTCCAGACTCAAGAAAATATCGGGACAACCTTTATCATTAAATTACCCATCGAAAAATAA
- a CDS encoding DUF853 domain-containing protein, translating into MEKKDQITLEFQKEIQTKYTYKKDFITIGGGMLNGEPVAETKVKIPLKTLNRHGLIAGATGTGKTKTVQVLAEQLSLKGIPSLLMDIKGDLSGLAQPGSSNDHIVWRHGAIGEPYEPQGLPVELMSISDEKGVKLRATVSEFGPILLSKILGLNETQMGIVSIMFKYCDDQKIPLLDLKDLRKTLQYLTSEGKKEIEKEYGYISGRSVSAILRKIVELEEQGGEKFFGEKSFDIEDLLQERNGQGQISIIRLTDIQNKPKLFSTFMLSLLAEIYETLPESGDDDQPKLCLFIDEAHLVFKEATNELLDQIEIIIKLIRSKGVGVFFCTQLPTDVPEEVLSQLGLKVQHALRAFTAKDRKAIKKTAENYPETTFYTTDELLTSMGIGEAMITCLNEKGIPTPLVHTLLRAPISRMDILTEKEIDKIIDHSELVEEYAEDIDRESAYEILSEKIEKAQEEERKAALKKQKEKEKAASSRRRSGGRKRQSLGESLLSKATTIIVREFTRGIMGVLGIKKTRRRRRRTY; encoded by the coding sequence GTGGAAAAGAAGGATCAAATCACCCTTGAATTTCAAAAAGAAATTCAAACTAAATATACCTATAAGAAAGATTTTATTACTATTGGTGGTGGAATGCTCAATGGAGAGCCTGTAGCTGAAACCAAAGTGAAAATTCCCCTAAAAACACTTAATAGACACGGTTTAATAGCTGGGGCTACTGGTACAGGGAAAACAAAAACTGTTCAAGTACTTGCAGAGCAACTTTCTTTAAAAGGGATTCCTAGTTTATTAATGGATATCAAGGGTGATTTGAGCGGTTTAGCACAACCTGGTAGTTCTAATGATCATATTGTTTGGCGACACGGAGCGATCGGAGAACCTTATGAACCCCAAGGATTACCTGTGGAACTCATGAGTATTTCTGATGAAAAAGGCGTGAAGCTAAGAGCTACCGTATCAGAGTTTGGTCCCATTTTACTATCCAAAATATTGGGCTTAAATGAAACTCAAATGGGTATTGTGAGTATAATGTTTAAATACTGCGATGACCAAAAAATACCACTCTTGGATCTAAAAGATCTTAGGAAAACACTCCAATACCTCACTTCTGAAGGGAAAAAGGAAATAGAAAAAGAATATGGATATATTTCAGGGAGATCTGTAAGCGCCATTCTAAGAAAAATAGTAGAGCTAGAAGAACAAGGAGGAGAGAAGTTTTTTGGAGAGAAATCTTTTGATATTGAAGATTTGTTACAGGAAAGAAATGGACAAGGACAGATTTCTATTATCCGTCTAACAGATATCCAAAATAAACCAAAATTATTTTCAACATTCATGTTGAGTCTGTTAGCAGAAATATATGAAACCCTTCCAGAATCTGGGGACGACGATCAACCTAAACTTTGTTTATTTATAGATGAAGCACACCTTGTTTTTAAGGAAGCTACAAATGAATTGCTCGATCAAATCGAAATTATCATTAAGCTTATCCGATCAAAAGGGGTGGGTGTATTTTTCTGTACTCAATTGCCCACAGATGTTCCTGAAGAAGTTCTGAGTCAACTAGGGCTAAAGGTTCAACATGCGCTTAGGGCATTTACGGCAAAAGATCGTAAAGCGATTAAGAAAACAGCTGAAAATTATCCCGAAACTACTTTTTATACTACCGATGAACTCTTGACTTCAATGGGAATTGGAGAGGCAATGATTACTTGTCTAAACGAAAAAGGAATCCCTACACCTTTGGTACATACGCTTTTGAGAGCTCCGATTTCTAGAATGGATATTCTTACCGAAAAGGAAATAGATAAAATCATTGATCATTCTGAACTGGTAGAAGAATATGCCGAGGATATTGACAGAGAAAGTGCGTATGAAATTCTTTCAGAAAAAATAGAAAAAGCACAAGAAGAAGAACGCAAAGCAGCACTCAAAAAACAAAAGGAAAAAGAGAAAGCTGCGAGTTCTAGAAGGCGATCTGGAGGAAGAAAAAGACAATCTCTTGGCGAAAGCCTCCTAAGTAAAGCAACTACAATTATTGTTAGAGAATTTACTCGTGGAATTATGGGCGTTCTTGGAATCAAAAAAACAAGACGGCGTAGAAGAAGAACTTACTAG
- a CDS encoding TlpA family protein disulfide reductase, with protein MKKSVWITSLLFLLFNVACGQKQHFIEGAVEKGYTIKELSLKKYGVTNDVVTEIKVDNNKFKTAIPNNCKKGMYQLYLKEEHGVELVFDVIITGENDVELFIHKRDVNARRIEPNKVFETKDPINLKWKSYSDENLKNSEALSLLRNTWLTYPLEGDEKFLKQIKKQLKVLSKRNDQIIERAKADHEFLGALLSMKPKLYVDISAKREHQDSLLFLNSLKMYDLNQPELWNSPAYQNLFNRYLGMVYNKNKHLQREDLELEMVTGVDEIMDQITDTEVKGKAVNLLTQLFIPSGFDIVVRHIDLVYGEEGSCDNDEIKHKRERRIEGYKRMKKGNIAPAITGEGQENMLNSLDSDYKIVVFWASWCPHCMQMMPELNKWFDWHPNAKAIAVSLDTDPTSYKNTIISFPNFKHTSEFKKWESENVKNYFVTGTPAIFILNKKNEIISQAKNIEELNKVFKTLK; from the coding sequence ATGAAAAAAAGTGTTTGGATCACTTCATTACTATTTTTACTATTTAATGTCGCCTGTGGGCAAAAACAACATTTTATTGAAGGAGCTGTAGAAAAAGGATACACCATAAAGGAATTGTCATTGAAGAAATACGGTGTTACAAATGATGTGGTTACAGAGATCAAAGTCGATAATAATAAATTTAAAACAGCCATTCCAAATAATTGCAAAAAAGGAATGTACCAATTGTATCTAAAAGAAGAACATGGTGTAGAGCTAGTTTTTGATGTAATTATTACGGGAGAAAACGATGTAGAATTGTTTATTCATAAACGAGATGTGAATGCTAGAAGAATAGAACCAAATAAAGTTTTTGAGACAAAAGATCCCATTAATTTAAAATGGAAATCATATTCAGATGAAAATTTGAAAAATTCTGAGGCACTTAGTTTGCTTAGAAACACATGGTTGACTTATCCGCTAGAAGGAGACGAGAAATTTTTGAAACAAATCAAAAAACAACTCAAAGTTCTATCTAAAAGAAATGATCAAATTATCGAAAGAGCAAAAGCAGATCATGAATTTTTGGGTGCATTATTGAGCATGAAGCCAAAATTGTATGTAGATATTTCTGCTAAAAGAGAACATCAAGATAGTTTATTGTTTTTAAACAGTCTTAAAATGTATGATTTAAATCAGCCAGAATTATGGAATTCTCCTGCTTACCAAAACCTATTTAATAGGTATTTAGGGATGGTTTATAATAAGAATAAGCATCTACAGAGAGAAGATTTAGAACTTGAAATGGTGACTGGAGTAGATGAAATAATGGATCAAATTACCGATACAGAGGTAAAAGGTAAAGCCGTAAATTTGCTTACCCAATTGTTTATTCCATCTGGTTTTGATATTGTAGTTAGACATATCGACCTTGTCTATGGAGAAGAGGGATCATGTGATAACGATGAAATAAAGCACAAAAGAGAACGAAGAATTGAAGGATATAAAAGAATGAAAAAAGGAAATATAGCTCCTGCCATTACAGGTGAAGGGCAAGAAAATATGTTAAATTCCTTAGATTCTGATTATAAAATTGTTGTTTTCTGGGCGTCTTGGTGTCCACATTGTATGCAAATGATGCCTGAGTTAAATAAATGGTTTGACTGGCATCCAAATGCCAAGGCAATAGCCGTAAGCTTAGATACAGATCCTACTTCTTATAAAAACACCATCATAAGTTTTCCAAATTTTAAACATACTTCGGAGTTTAAAAAATGGGAATCTGAAAATGTCAAAAATTACTTTGTAACAGGTACACCTGCTATTTTTATTCTAAACAAAAAGAATGAAATCATTAGCCAAGCAAAGAATATTGAAGAACTGAATAAAGTGTTCAAAACCCTAAAATAA
- a CDS encoding metallophosphatase family protein has product MKQILLLSDTHAFIDKEAAAHYQNADEIWHAGDIGSQEVLDYLETFAPVKAVYGNIDGQDIRVRCPEDQIFFCEGKKIWIRHIGAYPPKFNTKIQMLLKQIQPDIFICGHSHILKVMYDNNFSVLHINPGAFGKSGFHQERTMLKFSIDQGKIENMQVISKPKNP; this is encoded by the coding sequence TTGAAGCAAATTCTTCTTCTTTCGGATACTCATGCCTTTATAGATAAAGAGGCGGCAGCACATTATCAAAACGCAGACGAAATTTGGCATGCAGGTGATATCGGTAGTCAAGAAGTGTTAGATTATTTGGAAACTTTTGCACCTGTAAAAGCTGTTTATGGGAATATTGATGGACAGGATATTCGTGTTCGTTGTCCAGAAGATCAAATTTTCTTTTGTGAAGGTAAAAAAATTTGGATCCGACATATAGGAGCCTATCCACCTAAGTTTAATACCAAAATACAGATGCTACTCAAGCAAATTCAACCCGATATTTTTATTTGTGGACATTCACACATTCTGAAAGTTATGTATGATAACAATTTTTCTGTTTTACATATCAATCCAGGGGCTTTTGGCAAAAGTGGTTTTCACCAAGAAAGAACAATGCTTAAATTTTCTATAGATCAAGGGAAAATAGAGAACATGCAAGTAATATCAAAACCGAAAAATCCGTAG
- a CDS encoding enoyl-CoA hydratase-related protein, whose protein sequence is MNYNNLLISIEDHIGTITINRPKKLNALNKETISELHEAFKSLASNDEVKAIILTGAGEKAFVAGADISEFANFSVEQGEELSRVGHESLFTFVEKIEKPILAAVNGFALGGGLELAMSCHIRVFSSHARVGLPEVSLGVIPGYGGTQRLAQIVGRGKAIEMIATAGMIDAEHALHINLANHVVSPDELMDETRKMASKIIKNSSTAIAAALRCVQDCFDKNTDGFETEIKEFGKAFGTPDFKEGTTAFLEKRKPKFQ, encoded by the coding sequence ATGAACTATAATAATCTTTTGATCTCTATAGAAGATCATATTGGAACTATCACAATTAACAGACCGAAAAAACTTAATGCACTAAACAAAGAAACAATCTCTGAGTTACATGAGGCATTTAAAAGTTTAGCAAGCAATGATGAAGTTAAGGCAATTATCCTTACAGGAGCAGGTGAAAAAGCTTTTGTAGCTGGAGCTGATATCAGTGAATTTGCGAATTTTTCTGTTGAACAAGGTGAAGAACTCAGCCGTGTGGGACATGAAAGTCTTTTTACTTTCGTAGAAAAAATTGAAAAACCTATTTTGGCAGCCGTAAATGGTTTTGCCTTAGGAGGTGGTTTAGAATTGGCTATGTCTTGTCATATTCGTGTTTTTTCTAGCCATGCTAGAGTAGGTCTACCAGAAGTAAGCCTTGGGGTTATACCAGGATACGGAGGAACACAAAGACTGGCACAAATAGTAGGGAGAGGAAAAGCTATAGAAATGATTGCTACAGCAGGGATGATAGATGCAGAACACGCTTTGCACATCAACCTTGCAAACCATGTTGTAAGCCCAGATGAGCTTATGGATGAAACAAGAAAAATGGCGAGTAAAATCATTAAAAACTCTAGTACTGCCATTGCCGCAGCACTAAGATGTGTTCAAGATTGTTTTGACAAAAACACTGATGGTTTTGAAACCGAAATTAAAGAATTTGGAAAAGCATTTGGAACACCTGATTTTAAAGAAGGTACTACGGCATTTTTAGAAAAAAGAAAACCAAAATTTCAATAG